From Rhodoferax sp. AJA081-3, the proteins below share one genomic window:
- a CDS encoding flagellar protein FliT, with protein MSQMLIDYYKSIEESSLKMLDAAKSQDWEQVVRCEGVCAVLIEQLRLHSHSEQLLPEQRTEKTRIMQRILRNDAQIRYLAEPWLEQLDAKTADHPPYLH; from the coding sequence ATGTCACAGATGCTGATCGACTATTACAAATCAATAGAGGAAAGCAGTCTGAAAATGCTGGACGCAGCGAAATCCCAGGATTGGGAGCAGGTGGTACGGTGTGAAGGTGTGTGTGCAGTGCTGATTGAACAACTCCGACTGCATAGCCATTCCGAGCAGCTATTGCCAGAGCAGCGAACCGAGAAAACGCGCATCATGCAACGCATTCTGCGCAACGATGCCCAAATCCGCTACCTAGCCGAGCCTTGGTTGGAACAGCTGGATGCAAAAACAGCAGACCATCCCCCTTACCTGCACTGA
- a CDS encoding flagellin, with protein sequence MSSTINTNITSINAQRNLARSATSLAVSMERLSSGMRVNGAKDDAAGLAIAERFDAQTRGMNVAIRNANDAISLAATAEGALGAISNNLQRMRELAVQASNGTNTTSDIASLEQEFALLAAENTRVTTATLFNSTAVIAATTFTFQVGANTGDQIAVAGATYTGTSTTLGTTSVTANAELAKLDVDIAAVTTLRATWGASQNRFETVINNLRVGAENSAAARGRIVDADYATETANLTRSQVLQQAGTAMVAQANQGPSGVLALLR encoded by the coding sequence ATGTCATCAACTATCAATACCAACATCACGTCGATCAATGCACAGCGCAATCTGGCGCGTTCTGCTACCAGTCTGGCCGTATCCATGGAGCGCCTGTCTTCCGGCATGCGTGTCAATGGTGCCAAAGACGATGCGGCGGGACTGGCCATTGCCGAGCGATTCGATGCGCAGACCCGCGGCATGAATGTGGCCATTCGCAATGCGAACGACGCGATTTCGCTGGCTGCAACGGCGGAAGGTGCACTCGGCGCCATTTCGAACAACCTGCAGCGTATGCGTGAATTGGCCGTGCAAGCGTCCAACGGCACCAACACCACCAGCGACATCGCCTCCTTGGAGCAAGAGTTCGCGTTGCTTGCCGCAGAAAATACACGGGTTACAACGGCCACGCTGTTCAACAGCACAGCCGTTATCGCGGCCACCACGTTTACCTTCCAGGTTGGAGCCAACACAGGCGACCAGATTGCCGTTGCCGGTGCAACCTACACGGGTACATCGACCACACTGGGCACAACGTCCGTCACCGCCAATGCCGAACTGGCCAAGTTGGATGTGGACATCGCAGCAGTCACAACCTTGCGTGCTACCTGGGGTGCGTCGCAGAATCGATTTGAAACGGTGATCAACAACTTGCGAGTCGGTGCTGAGAACTCGGCTGCCGCACGTGGACGCATCGTGGATGCCGACTACGCGACGGAAACTGCCAATCTGACACGATCCCAGGTCCTGCAGCAGGCGGGAACGGCGATGGTTGCGCAGGCTAACCAGGGACCAAGCGGTGTGCTGGCCCTGCTGCGGTAA
- a CDS encoding tetratricopeptide repeat protein: MNFPREKLGLCMIVKNEERALARCLESVRNWVGEMVVVDTGSTDGTVGIAESLGVRVSYFPWCDDFSAARNAALDQVTSEWVLVLDGDEALTVEKPEEFKAALLQSQWDGFSLPIRSLNDNGTYSKAMVFRLFRRERPGMRYRGEIHEQLEAVAAGGLRTSSLSCLQLDHDGYTAAVVAGAGKALRNIRLSHKLTQSRPDDPFSWFVYAMALSQSDKDAMLDAAQKAMALIDANPGRVRGEHYVVNLYLAAIHVYQSRGNVEQAVVMADHALVLFPASPDLLYQRGGARMALGNYAGAADDFVAALSASALAFPLVVDPAATGHGARTGLAQVLRKLGRGDEAMVQLQKAIAQAPAEFSNAHAEMGALLMDSGLVEQAAPLFEEAYRRNPTDGGVALKLGWCLYKMGRLDRAEGILRGIPNDPQIDLLLARILLDTGRAEQALVLLAANTLPAALLIVGWSHFVLGHSAHATSVWDAWLVHTPDGNSTKLALLLFRLLTTAGVAQAAPSSWPEAPKELDAWILLLFKYPLTNSFDAIVRHGSVVLGGQWPTVRMRWAQALVVEGHVEAGMPLLFEAAQDSPQNGAVYYWLGYCAVLHGQTEDAKVMFEECLLCDPQHPQAKQALGLL; encoded by the coding sequence TTGAACTTTCCACGCGAAAAGCTGGGGTTGTGCATGATCGTGAAAAACGAAGAGCGTGCCTTGGCCCGATGCCTGGAGTCGGTACGCAACTGGGTTGGCGAGATGGTGGTTGTGGATACTGGTTCGACGGACGGTACGGTAGGTATTGCGGAATCGCTTGGGGTCCGTGTTTCCTACTTTCCGTGGTGTGATGATTTCTCTGCTGCGCGCAATGCGGCGCTGGATCAAGTCACCAGCGAATGGGTACTGGTGTTGGACGGTGATGAGGCACTCACTGTCGAGAAGCCTGAGGAATTTAAGGCCGCCTTGTTGCAATCGCAGTGGGACGGTTTCAGTTTGCCCATTCGCAGCCTGAATGACAACGGCACGTATTCAAAGGCGATGGTTTTTCGTCTCTTCCGACGCGAACGACCGGGTATGCGTTACCGTGGCGAGATACATGAGCAATTGGAAGCGGTTGCAGCCGGTGGGTTGCGTACCTCCAGCCTTTCCTGTTTGCAATTGGACCATGACGGCTACACCGCAGCGGTCGTTGCAGGTGCGGGCAAGGCCCTTCGCAATATCCGTTTGTCCCATAAGTTGACGCAGTCCCGGCCAGACGATCCGTTTTCATGGTTTGTGTACGCCATGGCCTTATCGCAGTCTGACAAAGATGCCATGCTCGACGCCGCGCAAAAGGCTATGGCGCTGATAGACGCCAACCCTGGGCGCGTCCGCGGAGAACACTACGTCGTCAATTTGTACCTGGCTGCCATCCATGTTTATCAGTCGCGTGGCAACGTGGAGCAGGCAGTTGTTATGGCAGACCACGCGCTTGTATTGTTTCCCGCATCGCCGGACCTGCTGTACCAACGTGGCGGTGCCAGAATGGCGTTGGGAAACTATGCGGGCGCTGCAGATGATTTTGTCGCCGCACTCAGTGCTTCGGCGTTGGCCTTCCCGCTGGTTGTTGATCCTGCTGCGACTGGTCATGGCGCGCGTACGGGGTTGGCCCAAGTGTTGCGGAAACTGGGGCGAGGCGACGAGGCGATGGTGCAGTTGCAGAAGGCGATAGCGCAGGCGCCTGCGGAATTCTCCAACGCCCATGCTGAGATGGGCGCCCTACTAATGGATAGTGGGCTGGTTGAGCAGGCAGCACCCTTGTTTGAAGAGGCTTATCGCCGCAATCCAACCGACGGCGGTGTTGCACTTAAGTTGGGATGGTGTTTGTACAAGATGGGCCGTTTAGACCGCGCGGAAGGTATTTTGCGTGGGATTCCAAACGACCCCCAGATTGATCTATTGCTGGCTCGCATACTGTTGGATACCGGCAGGGCGGAGCAGGCTCTCGTGTTGTTGGCTGCAAACACCCTGCCGGCTGCTCTCCTGATTGTTGGATGGTCCCATTTTGTATTGGGGCACTCTGCGCATGCGACCAGTGTGTGGGATGCATGGCTTGTCCACACGCCGGATGGAAACAGCACCAAGCTGGCACTATTGCTGTTTCGTCTCTTGACTACCGCTGGTGTTGCACAGGCGGCACCATCGTCCTGGCCTGAGGCGCCCAAGGAGTTGGATGCCTGGATCCTTCTCTTATTTAAATACCCACTGACCAACAGTTTCGACGCCATCGTTCGACATGGTTCTGTGGTGTTGGGTGGGCAATGGCCGACGGTCCGCATGCGATGGGCGCAAGCCTTGGTCGTGGAAGGGCACGTTGAAGCGGGGATGCCGCTATTGTTCGAGGCTGCGCAGGATTCGCCCCAAAATGGTGCGGTTTATTACTGGCTAGGTTACTGTGCAGTATTGCATGGGCAGACGGAGGATGCTAAGGTTATGTTTGAGGAATGCCTGTTATGTGATCCACAGCATCCTCAAGCCAAGCAGGCGCTTGGGCTCTTATAA
- the flhC gene encoding flagellar transcriptional regulator FlhC, protein MATKSVLNDSKQVERAVALIQLGARLQVLESETDLSYERLLRLYKEVAGRSPSKGQLPFSTEWFLTWQPNIHASLFQNTYEYLTKVCAMDDIDAIMKAYRLYSEQISACAVEPLLSVTRAWRLVKFIDNNMLSMTKCCKCGGHFVSEAYENSRHFECGLCTPPARAGKGAAAGGILLH, encoded by the coding sequence ATGGCCACCAAAAGCGTTTTGAACGATTCCAAGCAAGTTGAACGTGCCGTTGCACTCATCCAGTTGGGCGCACGCCTTCAAGTATTGGAAAGCGAAACCGACCTGTCTTATGAGCGACTGCTCCGGCTCTACAAAGAGGTGGCCGGTCGTTCGCCCAGCAAGGGACAACTCCCGTTTTCCACCGAGTGGTTTTTGACCTGGCAGCCCAATATTCATGCGTCCCTGTTCCAGAACACCTACGAATACCTGACCAAGGTGTGCGCCATGGACGACATTGACGCCATCATGAAGGCCTACCGCCTGTACAGCGAACAAATTTCAGCCTGCGCAGTGGAGCCGCTGTTGTCTGTCACACGGGCCTGGCGCCTGGTCAAGTTCATTGACAACAACATGCTGTCCATGACCAAGTGCTGCAAGTGCGGAGGCCACTTTGTCAGCGAAGCCTATGAGAACAGCCGGCACTTCGAGTGTGGTTTGTGCACACCACCCGCCCGGGCGGGCAAGGGCGCGGCAGCAGGCGGGATACTGCTGCACTAA
- the fliS gene encoding flagellar export chaperone FliS: MYTSVNMRSANAYRTVGVETSVAGADPHQLVGLLYQALLQSCGAAKLSIQAGDIPGKGKAIVRAVRLIEEGLKAGLNDEKGGELALNLRSLYDYCIVVLTEANLRNDINKVEEVIRLIQPVAQAWTDIKAEVANLPQYSMRAGA, from the coding sequence ATGTACACCTCCGTCAATATGCGTTCCGCAAATGCTTACAGAACCGTTGGGGTTGAAACTTCCGTAGCTGGTGCTGACCCCCACCAGTTGGTGGGCCTCCTGTACCAGGCACTCTTGCAGTCCTGTGGGGCTGCCAAGCTGTCGATACAGGCTGGTGACATTCCAGGAAAAGGCAAGGCTATTGTTCGCGCCGTTCGCCTGATTGAGGAAGGTTTGAAGGCGGGTCTCAACGATGAAAAGGGTGGCGAATTGGCGCTTAATCTGCGGAGTCTGTACGACTATTGCATCGTGGTCCTGACGGAAGCGAATTTGCGCAACGACATCAATAAGGTAGAAGAGGTCATCCGATTGATTCAACCCGTGGCCCAAGCTTGGACAGACATCAAGGCCGAGGTTGCCAACCTGCCCCAGTACTCCATGCGCGCAGGAGCCTGA
- a CDS encoding FkbM family methyltransferase produces the protein MSFKDLIQPGAPLQILDVGAAFINERPVYLPLLNEGLGHLNAFEGDARQTEKIKQAYGDSAHVFTQFLADGLAHTLYVTHPESGMTSLLKPKAAALKFFNQFEHFGKVEYTETVQTTRLDDIVEVPPIDFLKMDVQGAELTVLKHGKKKLDQCVAIQLEVSYICLYENQPTFGEVDVWMRANGYVPHCFVDVKRWSIAPTIKNNNVKAPFNQLLESDIIYIKDPLNLQLLSNAQLVNLALIAHYSLASFDLCVFVLLELIARKQLKPAAHGQYLALLAGGAPTEQQRESKVPSQTETNVVTDETSPLWIRFEACPLCNSTDTVLLRSDSCENYPIWQPGLPLKLDWMHCQQCQHIYSRNYFTAQGLALLFSKAHPMQVTGLNLDQERARWAPTVERVQGHLQQQGWMGDSMVWLDVGCGAGGLVITAAEYGFSAIGLDSRVQSVERIEALGYSAVVGDLMELHVTDPVMVISLADVLEHVPFPREALKRVHSALMPGGLVMISCPNLDSGSWRKANAEGVNPYWSELEHHHNFSRASLMRLLAEEGLIPVDYSISTRYKSCMEVIARRA, from the coding sequence ATGAGCTTTAAAGACCTGATTCAACCTGGCGCTCCCTTGCAGATATTGGATGTGGGCGCTGCCTTTATCAACGAGCGGCCCGTGTACCTTCCGCTACTGAACGAAGGCTTGGGACATTTGAATGCCTTTGAAGGTGATGCCCGACAAACGGAAAAAATCAAACAAGCCTACGGTGACAGCGCACACGTTTTCACACAGTTTCTGGCCGACGGTCTGGCACACACCCTGTACGTAACCCACCCCGAAAGCGGGATGACATCCCTGCTCAAGCCCAAGGCAGCGGCGTTGAAGTTTTTCAATCAGTTCGAACATTTCGGCAAAGTTGAATACACCGAAACGGTTCAGACCACCCGATTGGACGACATAGTCGAAGTGCCGCCCATTGACTTCCTCAAAATGGATGTCCAAGGAGCGGAACTTACCGTGCTCAAACACGGCAAGAAGAAACTGGACCAGTGCGTAGCCATACAGTTGGAGGTTTCCTACATCTGCCTGTATGAAAACCAGCCCACATTTGGTGAGGTGGACGTATGGATGCGGGCCAACGGATACGTTCCGCATTGTTTTGTAGACGTCAAGCGCTGGTCCATTGCGCCCACCATCAAAAACAACAATGTCAAGGCGCCGTTCAACCAGTTGCTGGAATCGGACATCATTTACATCAAAGACCCACTCAATCTGCAACTGCTTTCCAACGCACAGCTGGTTAATCTGGCACTGATTGCACACTACAGCTTGGCCAGCTTTGATTTGTGTGTGTTTGTACTGCTGGAACTGATTGCCCGCAAACAACTTAAACCGGCAGCACATGGTCAGTACCTTGCTTTGTTGGCCGGCGGCGCTCCAACTGAACAGCAGAGGGAGTCAAAAGTGCCATCCCAAACGGAGACTAACGTTGTGACCGATGAAACTTCCCCGCTGTGGATACGATTTGAAGCCTGCCCACTGTGCAACAGTACGGACACCGTCTTGCTGCGCAGCGACAGTTGCGAGAACTACCCCATATGGCAACCAGGCTTGCCTTTGAAGCTGGATTGGATGCACTGCCAACAGTGCCAGCATATCTACAGCCGCAACTACTTTACGGCGCAGGGGCTGGCGCTGCTATTCAGCAAAGCCCATCCCATGCAGGTCACCGGCCTGAACCTGGACCAGGAGCGCGCACGATGGGCTCCCACCGTGGAGCGCGTGCAAGGCCACCTCCAGCAGCAGGGCTGGATGGGAGACAGTATGGTGTGGCTGGACGTCGGATGCGGCGCCGGTGGCCTGGTGATAACTGCCGCAGAGTATGGTTTCAGTGCGATTGGGCTGGATAGCCGCGTACAGTCCGTGGAGCGGATAGAGGCTTTGGGTTATAGCGCCGTGGTGGGTGACCTGATGGAGCTCCATGTCACCGATCCGGTCATGGTCATTTCTTTGGCTGATGTGTTGGAACACGTACCCTTTCCGCGCGAGGCTTTGAAACGTGTGCACTCGGCACTGATGCCAGGCGGATTGGTGATGATTTCTTGCCCCAACCTGGATAGCGGTTCTTGGCGCAAAGCCAATGCCGAGGGTGTCAACCCCTATTGGAGTGAGCTGGAGCACCACCACAACTTCAGTCGCGCATCGTTGATGCGTCTGCTGGCTGAAGAAGGGCTCATCCCTGTTGATTACAGCATTAGCACACGCTACAAATCTTGCATGGAAGTTATTGCGCGACGGGCGTAA
- the fliD gene encoding flagellar filament capping protein FliD — MAISSPGVGSGLDVNSIVTQLVAIEKQPLQALQVKASSLQSQLSLYGTIKSQVSALKDAASTLASATSWASQAATSSNTAAATVSVDSTATATSFGLDITRLAQSQTTASRSIAAGASLGAGSGTGQLSIQLGSWGPAGAGPFVAGAGAAVNINVSETDTYTTIANAINAANAGVKATVLKIGNTERLSFQSTTSGSDAGFSIASNGGFAALDSLSFTSLGNGSESALGMESSQVGLNATLKINGVALESATNTVANMVPGVTLNLSQTTTPGSPVQINVAQDKVALQKNIQTFADAYSALSKTLADATKYVQGGRSGVLQGDSTTVGLQSLMRTIIGSSSTGSTYTRLSEVGLEQQTDGSLKLNTTKLATAMGDVSNLQKLFTTNNSNAATNGFGLKLRDLASGLLAADGTVSNKSTALQGAISRNGKEQDRVNDRAAVVEKRLRAQYSALDAQMAKMSGLSSFVTAQLAQWNKTS, encoded by the coding sequence ATGGCAATTTCATCACCTGGGGTTGGTAGTGGGCTGGATGTCAATAGCATCGTCACGCAGTTGGTTGCAATTGAAAAGCAACCTTTGCAAGCCTTGCAGGTCAAGGCGTCAAGTTTACAAAGCCAGTTGTCTTTGTATGGGACTATCAAGTCCCAGGTCTCTGCACTGAAGGATGCTGCGTCGACTTTGGCGTCGGCTACCAGTTGGGCCAGCCAAGCGGCGACGTCGTCCAACACGGCTGCCGCGACGGTGAGTGTGGACTCAACCGCAACAGCGACTTCGTTTGGTCTGGATATCACCCGCCTGGCACAGTCACAGACTACGGCGTCTAGAAGCATAGCGGCAGGTGCTTCGCTGGGGGCGGGGTCCGGTACGGGGCAACTGAGCATTCAGCTGGGAAGTTGGGGCCCTGCCGGTGCAGGCCCCTTTGTTGCCGGGGCAGGGGCCGCGGTGAACATCAATGTCAGCGAAACCGACACCTATACAACGATAGCCAATGCCATCAACGCGGCCAATGCGGGCGTCAAGGCGACGGTCCTGAAAATTGGCAATACCGAGCGGCTGTCCTTTCAGTCGACAACCTCGGGTAGCGATGCGGGTTTTTCCATCGCATCGAATGGCGGCTTTGCAGCCCTGGATAGTCTCTCCTTCACCTCCTTGGGCAATGGATCTGAGTCTGCGCTGGGTATGGAGTCGAGCCAAGTGGGCTTGAACGCCACCTTGAAAATTAACGGTGTTGCGTTGGAGTCTGCCACCAACACGGTGGCGAATATGGTGCCGGGGGTGACGCTGAATCTGTCGCAGACCACGACACCGGGTTCACCCGTTCAGATTAATGTGGCACAGGACAAAGTTGCGCTACAGAAGAATATCCAAACCTTTGCGGATGCCTATTCGGCCCTGAGCAAAACCCTGGCGGACGCTACCAAGTATGTGCAAGGCGGTAGGTCTGGGGTGTTGCAGGGGGACTCGACGACCGTTGGGCTGCAAAGCCTGATGCGCACAATCATCGGATCCAGCAGTACCGGGTCCACCTACACGCGGCTGTCGGAAGTGGGGCTTGAGCAGCAAACGGACGGATCGTTGAAGCTCAATACGACCAAACTGGCAACTGCCATGGGAGATGTGAGCAATTTGCAGAAATTGTTTACAACCAATAATTCAAATGCCGCAACCAATGGCTTCGGTTTGAAATTGCGTGATCTGGCCAGCGGTCTCCTGGCAGCGGACGGGACGGTTAGCAACAAGTCGACGGCACTGCAGGGCGCCATCAGCCGAAACGGTAAGGAGCAGGACCGGGTCAACGACCGTGCCGCGGTTGTTGAGAAGCGTTTGCGTGCGCAGTACTCTGCGCTGGATGCCCAGATGGCCAAAATGAGTGGACTGAGTTCGTTTGTCACTGCGCAACTGGCGCAGTGGAACAAGACAAGTTAA
- the flhD gene encoding flagellar transcriptional regulator FlhD — MTNEQLLNEIREANMTYLMLAQNLIRQDKPEALFRLGMSEESADLIGALSPAQIMKIASGNMLLCRFRVDDDMVWNLLTNHSVNKVDNDATTKLHASILMAGRYAETM; from the coding sequence ATGACCAACGAACAACTGCTGAACGAAATTCGTGAAGCCAACATGACCTACTTGATGTTGGCGCAAAACCTGATCCGCCAGGACAAACCCGAGGCACTCTTCCGCCTGGGCATGTCGGAAGAATCCGCCGACCTGATTGGCGCCTTGTCCCCCGCGCAGATCATGAAAATTGCCTCGGGCAATATGTTGCTGTGCCGCTTCCGGGTAGATGACGATATGGTCTGGAACCTGTTGACCAACCACTCCGTCAACAAGGTGGACAACGACGCAACGACCAAGCTGCATGCCAGCATCCTGATGGCCGGCCGTTACGCCGAAACCATGTAA
- the fliB gene encoding flagellin lysine-N-methylase — MKTHMPSDVSPPRYFTSEMLVPKYVTQFQCLGGACPDTCCSTWSISVDQDTYKRYRGENHPELKPLLQQYLVQADKESYSKHGTLNLRPSDSHCGMHSSEGICPIQQHLGEDALSDTCYVYPRHVVQFGDRFEQSLTLSCPEAARLALTQDDAFEFVSADFTSRLATTPVITSIHGFSVEAMDEVRIFLIQLFQTPSLSNTERLVTAGWLCQQIDHLVATDSQPSVDTLLAEMTNMVESGSIHATVDQLNKQQATSVTLFSILFGVKSPAEVRGIQRDVLDRVRAGLGITAELPLATISNNYVRGTKLLAEDGGVWERLASKYLLNDLIRETFPWTRGSAMEHYRRLLTRYGILRLMLAGVAAEQGRALDTETIVQTIQVFCRIYQHNALFTKRAESLLAQSEWTQLDRLYALLH, encoded by the coding sequence ATGAAAACCCACATGCCAAGTGACGTGTCACCCCCCCGCTATTTCACTAGTGAAATGTTGGTACCCAAATACGTCACCCAGTTTCAGTGCCTTGGCGGTGCATGCCCCGACACTTGCTGCTCCACATGGTCCATCAGCGTAGATCAGGACACCTACAAGCGCTACCGCGGTGAAAACCACCCAGAGCTCAAGCCGTTGCTGCAACAGTACCTGGTGCAAGCTGACAAAGAGTCATATTCCAAACATGGAACGCTGAACCTCAGGCCTTCCGACTCCCACTGTGGAATGCATTCCAGTGAGGGCATTTGCCCCATCCAGCAACACCTGGGCGAAGACGCTTTGTCTGACACGTGTTACGTCTACCCGCGCCATGTTGTGCAGTTTGGTGACCGTTTTGAACAGAGTCTGACCCTGTCCTGTCCAGAGGCTGCAAGACTGGCCTTGACACAGGACGATGCATTTGAGTTTGTAAGTGCAGACTTCACATCGCGCCTTGCGACCACACCAGTCATCACTTCTATTCACGGTTTCTCCGTGGAAGCAATGGATGAAGTGCGCATCTTTCTCATTCAGCTGTTTCAGACTCCGAGTCTTAGCAACACGGAACGTTTGGTGACTGCGGGATGGTTATGCCAGCAGATCGACCATCTGGTTGCGACCGACTCACAACCGTCTGTCGACACGCTCTTGGCAGAAATGACCAACATGGTCGAAAGCGGAAGCATCCACGCAACGGTGGACCAACTGAACAAACAACAGGCCACTAGTGTGACCTTGTTCTCCATTCTGTTTGGGGTGAAGTCACCTGCAGAAGTCAGGGGCATCCAACGTGATGTGCTCGACAGGGTCAGAGCAGGGCTGGGCATTACAGCCGAATTGCCCCTGGCAACCATTTCCAACAACTATGTTCGCGGTACCAAACTCCTGGCAGAAGACGGCGGAGTCTGGGAAAGACTGGCGTCAAAATACCTGCTCAATGACTTGATTCGGGAGACCTTTCCCTGGACACGAGGGTCAGCCATGGAGCACTACCGAAGACTCCTGACGCGGTACGGGATTCTGCGTCTCATGCTGGCGGGGGTTGCGGCTGAACAAGGTCGTGCACTGGACACTGAAACCATTGTGCAGACCATCCAGGTGTTTTGCCGCATCTACCAACACAACGCCCTGTTTACCAAGCGCGCGGAAAGCCTGCTGGCCCAATCAGAGTGGACACAGCTTGATCGCCTTTACGCGCTCTTACACTGA
- a CDS encoding glycosyltransferase family 2 protein — MHSVALAMIVRNEAASIAQCLDSVRPWVDHMLVLDTGSTDDTVALAQRCGARVEHFPWVDDFAVARNRALDFADADWNLVLDADEVLTVGGETIAQLRALRPDFVGSVRQDNRFGASDSEGFASTWISRVLPRGVRYSGRIHEQPQHMLTVRKLGVYLDHTGYTPSAMVAKDGRNAALLHRALMETPGNGYMLYQLGKDHAVYQRFDLAARYFEQADQALPPGLTIAHDLLLRWLFALKKCGQHAKAVELAESRMSLWQDSPDYWFTVGDLLLDWACEAPQQAAVLMPMVESSWLRCLEIGERPDLEGAVQGRGSHLASTNLAVIYEGLGRSDEARKYRALAAQGVTPVAQ; from the coding sequence ATGCATTCTGTCGCCCTCGCAATGATTGTCCGCAATGAAGCGGCGTCGATTGCCCAGTGCCTGGACAGTGTTCGCCCCTGGGTCGACCATATGCTGGTGTTGGATACCGGCTCCACGGACGACACCGTTGCCCTGGCGCAGCGCTGTGGCGCTCGGGTAGAGCATTTCCCCTGGGTTGATGATTTCGCGGTTGCACGCAATCGTGCCCTTGATTTCGCCGATGCCGACTGGAACCTGGTGCTGGATGCCGATGAGGTGCTGACGGTGGGCGGAGAGACGATTGCCCAGTTGCGCGCGCTCCGTCCGGACTTTGTGGGCTCCGTTCGGCAGGACAACCGCTTTGGAGCTTCCGACTCTGAGGGTTTTGCCTCGACCTGGATTTCGCGTGTATTGCCCCGCGGGGTGCGTTACAGCGGGCGCATCCACGAGCAACCACAACATATGTTGACCGTGCGCAAATTGGGGGTGTATCTGGATCACACGGGATACACACCATCCGCCATGGTCGCCAAAGATGGCAGAAACGCGGCATTGCTCCATCGCGCGTTGATGGAAACGCCGGGAAATGGTTACATGTTGTACCAACTGGGCAAGGACCACGCGGTGTACCAGCGCTTTGATCTTGCGGCACGCTACTTTGAGCAGGCCGACCAAGCCCTGCCACCAGGTCTTACCATCGCCCACGATCTTCTGCTGCGTTGGCTTTTTGCTTTGAAAAAGTGTGGCCAGCACGCCAAAGCCGTTGAATTGGCCGAGTCCCGTATGTCGCTTTGGCAGGATTCGCCGGACTATTGGTTCACGGTGGGAGACCTATTGCTGGACTGGGCTTGTGAGGCGCCCCAGCAGGCCGCAGTATTGATGCCCATGGTGGAGTCCAGCTGGCTGCGTTGTTTGGAGATTGGTGAGCGGCCTGATCTCGAAGGAGCGGTGCAAGGGCGTGGCAGTCACTTGGCTTCCACCAATCTCGCCGTTATTTACGAGGGATTGGGGCGAAGTGACGAAGCCCGCAAGTACCGGGCTTTGGCCGCGCAAGGCGTTACGCCCGTCGCGCAATAA
- a CDS encoding flagellin: MSSTINTNVASLNAQRNLSTSSTSLTTSMQRLSSGLRVNSAKDDAAGLAIAERMDTQTRGMNVAIRNANDAISMAQTAEGALGAITSNLQRMRELAVQAANGTNTTTDIASLDQEYLLLKEENDRVIASTAFNSVPLLSAAVLAQFQVGANTADVIIVNAGQATQTATTLGTTNATASAELAILDADLMTMTSIRATWGASQNRFEQVIANLRVAAENSAASRGRIMDADYAKETANLSRATVLQQAGTAMVAQANQMPQSVLALLRQ, encoded by the coding sequence ATGTCAAGTACCATCAATACCAACGTTGCATCGCTCAATGCGCAGCGCAACTTGTCGACTTCATCAACGTCCCTCACTACGTCTATGCAGCGCCTGTCCTCCGGGCTGCGCGTGAATAGCGCCAAGGACGACGCCGCCGGTTTGGCCATTGCCGAGCGCATGGACACCCAAACCCGCGGCATGAATGTGGCCATCCGCAATGCCAATGACGCGATTTCCATGGCGCAGACTGCGGAAGGTGCGCTGGGCGCCATCACCAGCAACCTGCAGCGCATGCGTGAGCTGGCCGTGCAGGCCGCCAACGGCACCAACACGACAACCGACATCGCCTCCCTGGACCAGGAATACCTGCTGCTGAAGGAAGAAAACGACCGAGTCATTGCTTCGACAGCTTTCAACAGCGTGCCGCTGCTGAGCGCTGCCGTCTTGGCCCAGTTCCAGGTTGGCGCCAACACCGCCGATGTGATCATTGTGAATGCTGGCCAAGCCACCCAAACCGCCACCACACTGGGTACGACCAATGCGACCGCATCGGCCGAGTTGGCAATTCTCGATGCCGACCTCATGACCATGACCAGCATCCGCGCGACCTGGGGTGCCTCACAGAATCGCTTTGAGCAGGTCATTGCCAATCTGCGTGTCGCGGCGGAAAACTCTGCGGCGTCTCGCGGACGCATCATGGATGCCGACTACGCTAAAGAGACAGCCAACCTGTCCCGAGCAACCGTGCTGCAACAGGCCGGAACCGCCATGGTGGCGCAGGCCAACCAGATGCCACAAAGCGTATTGGCCCTGCTGCGCCAGTAA